One window of the Shewanella maritima genome contains the following:
- a CDS encoding YaeQ family protein — MALKSTVFKVSLQIADMVRHYYCDHSLTLAQHPSETDERMMVRLLAFALNASETLSFSKGLCVDDEAELWDVSLSGEVDLWVAFGQSDEKWLRKAAGRAKSVVLYTYGGRSVPVWWQQNQAALARYQNLKVYNIPEDAVTAMAQFVDRNIELSVTITEDEILLANAEHSLSVELEVLKAE; from the coding sequence ATGGCATTAAAATCCACTGTTTTCAAAGTATCTCTACAAATCGCAGATATGGTACGTCACTATTATTGCGATCATAGTTTGACGTTGGCACAGCACCCTTCAGAAACTGATGAGCGCATGATGGTGCGCTTGCTGGCTTTTGCGTTAAATGCCTCTGAGACATTGAGCTTTAGCAAAGGGCTTTGTGTTGATGATGAAGCAGAGCTTTGGGACGTGAGTCTCTCTGGTGAGGTCGACCTTTGGGTTGCCTTTGGTCAAAGCGATGAGAAATGGCTGCGTAAAGCGGCTGGTAGAGCTAAGTCTGTGGTGCTATACACCTATGGAGGGCGCAGCGTACCAGTTTGGTGGCAACAAAATCAGGCGGCATTAGCACGCTATCAAAACCTCAAGGTGTATAACATTCCAGAAGATGCGGTAACGGCAATGGCGCAGTTTGTAGACCGCAATATCGAGTTAAGCGTCACCATCACTGAAGATGAAATCTTGTTAGCAAATGCTGAACATAGTTTGTCTGTTGAACTGGAAGTGTTGAAAGCCGAGTAG
- a CDS encoding GNAT family N-acetyltransferase, translating into MIFRKATREDAPAVFDIRNRAIMALCTKAYPVELMQRWTSGDLPEQFIADLAAHGYVLTDAKQAKVLVSGMLVAKTDETDIGLIDAIFTEPNYTGTGLGFQMMMHLEALAKGLGIKRLQLDATLNAAGFYRRCGFKGEQQSIYHSPRGFDLACIPMHKQLSD; encoded by the coding sequence GTGATATTTCGCAAAGCAACTCGAGAGGACGCGCCAGCGGTATTTGATATTCGTAACCGCGCTATTATGGCGTTATGTACCAAGGCGTATCCAGTTGAGTTGATGCAGCGCTGGACATCTGGTGATTTGCCAGAGCAGTTTATTGCTGATTTAGCAGCCCATGGCTATGTGCTGACCGATGCGAAACAAGCAAAAGTGTTAGTGTCTGGCATGCTGGTGGCGAAGACTGATGAAACAGACATCGGCTTAATTGATGCGATATTTACTGAGCCAAACTACACAGGCACAGGCTTAGGATTTCAAATGATGATGCACTTAGAGGCGCTGGCAAAAGGGCTAGGTATTAAACGCTTACAACTTGATGCCACCTTAAATGCTGCTGGGTTCTATCGTCGCTGTGGTTTTAAAGGTGAGCAGCAAAGCATTTATCACTCTCCCCGTGGATTTGACCTTGCCTGTATTCCAATGCACAAGCAGTTAAGTGATTGA